Proteins encoded together in one Prunus dulcis chromosome 3, ALMONDv2, whole genome shotgun sequence window:
- the LOC117621695 gene encoding uncharacterized protein LOC117621695, with the protein METIVILVCYNGKWVTSKKMCKYEGGDSKGLIVPRTIKFAELLDRVHQIGNTNSREDKVCLKFSVLVASNEWKHIKIEDDDDVNFFMKYNSEVTPSKLAPLLVSIEDKGLTNDVVHSMHITTDSSRMGHSSVAIVESNEVTWNNTNVTDVGGEVGTDFMDMIDFSKVEEMHGGDNGTERNEVSVYSAPPNLGCLNTAAQLPIMRLGGESEPTRQHYWSQMGEQNRYNAAGVNDEEAYLDSRFSRSDWNPKITVGQIFSSKKALLTELRLTALRGHFEFKVQFSCKNNIPLRNVS; encoded by the coding sequence atggagacaattgttattctcgtgtgctacaatggaaaatgggtcaCCTCGAAGAAGATGTGCAAATACGAAGGGGGTGACTCAAAAGGCTTAATAGTTCCACGGACCATCAAATTTGCTGAACTGTTGGACCGTGTGCATCAGATTGGTAATACAAACAGCAGGGAAGACAAGGTTTGCTTAAAATTCTCAGTTTTGGTGGCCTCGAATGAGTGGAAGCACATAAAGATTgaggacgatgatgatgtcaatttttttatgaagtacaATTCCGAGGTAACACCTTCAAAACTAGCTCCCTTACTCGTGAGTATAGAAGATAAAGGACTGACAAATGATGTAGTTCATAGTATGCATATCACGACAGATAGTAGTCGGATGGGTCATTCTTCAGTTGCCATtgttgaaagcaatgaagTAACTTGGAATAATACAAATGTCACTGATGTGGGAGGTGAAGTAGGGACAGATTTTATGgatatgattgattttagcaaggtggaggagatgcatggtggtgataatggtactgaaagaaatgaagtgtcAGTGTACTCTGCCCCTCCTAATTTGGGCTGCTTGAACACAGCTGCCCAGTTGCCAATAATGCGTTTAGGAGGAGAATCTGAACCCACTCGTCAACATTATTGGAGTCAAATGGGTGAACAAAATCGGTACAATGCAGCCGGTGTAAATGATGAAGAAGCATATTTGGACAGCAGGTTTTCACGAAGTGATTGGAATCCGAAAATTACAGTTGGGcaaattttctctagtaaGAAAGCATTGTTGACGGAGTTACGGTTGACGGCATTAAGAGGCCACTTTGAATTTAAGGTGCAATTCTCTTGTAAAAACAATATTCCATTGCGCAATGTATCTTAG